A genome region from Hevea brasiliensis isolate MT/VB/25A 57/8 chromosome 9, ASM3005281v1, whole genome shotgun sequence includes the following:
- the LOC110647959 gene encoding uncharacterized protein LOC110647959 isoform X2, with product MLMIMKLQQREGTSGKPETWGSTSSFSDSYESEPTFKSCLSSHYNFSGRRSFLSKPIHPLFFPTQAPKEASETLDTGLSEFDAATVQRDAHRWSSASSSIDSSDVSEPFESEILGRLCISSDGFKCGLCERFLSQRSPWSSRRIVRSGDMPVAGVLSCCHVFHAECLEQTTPKAHKNDPPCPLCVRLEEKNSTDLQVFPKLRNGFPSSKPSSEYGPSRPWGCVPMGDFVEGALHEPHRNTMLLLNRSRMRKNLSLKGNSSKEFPGKLRKSDSYSSQPLNGKSVDFGTVGCSKTTTTNPSMKRLY from the exons ATGCTGATGATTATGAAACTGCAACAAAGAGAG GGAACTTCTGGAAAACCAGAGACTTGGGGATCCACTTCATCCTTTTCAGATAGCTATGAGTCCGAGCCCACATTCAAGTCATGCCTATCCTCTCATTACAACTTTTCAGGTCGTCGTTCCTTTTTGTCAAAACCCATCCACCCTTTGTTCTTTCCCACCCAAGCTCCAAAAGAAGCTTCTGAAACCCTAGATACTGGGCTGTCTGAGTTTGACGCTGCTACTGTGCAAAGAGATGCCCACCGTTGGAGCAGTGCTAGCAGTAGCATAGATTCTTCAGACgtttctgaaccatttgaatctGAAATTTTAGGTCGATTATGTATTTCATCTGATGGTTTTAAATGTGGATTGTGTGAAAGATTTCTTTCACAAAGATCCCCTTGGAGTTCACGGCGGATTGTGAGGAGTGGAGACATGCCTGTGGCTGGGGTCCTTTCATGTTGTCATGTTTTTCATGCAGAATGTTTGGAGCAGACAACACCCAAAGCACATAAAAACGACCCTCCTTGCCCTCTCTGTGTCAGATTGGAGGAGAAAAATTCCACAGACCTCCAAGTTTTCCCCAAGTTGAGGAATGGTTTCCCAAGTTCTAAACCATCTTCTGAGTATGGACCATCTAGGCCCTGGGGCTGTGTGCCAATGGGAGATTTTGTTGAAGGTGCACTACATGAACCCCATCGGAATACCATGTTGCTACTCAACAGGAGCCGAATGAGAAAGAATCTTTCTTTGAAGGGGAACTCTAGCAAGGAATTTCCAGGAAAGCTGAGGAAGAGTGATTCGTATTCTTCACAGCCACTGAATGGAAAATCTGTTGATTTTGGAACAGTTGGGTGTTCAAAGACAACAACAACAAATCCAAGTATGAAGAGGTTATATTAG
- the LOC110647959 gene encoding uncharacterized protein LOC110647959 isoform X1 has product MGQHEPYWQTNTSFSPPPSRWDFSFPSEELPYDSRDGLLLSSPPDLSPGPQWTPPVIQEINADDYETATKRGQVLLQLPSTPIIAGTSGKPETWGSTSSFSDSYESEPTFKSCLSSHYNFSGRRSFLSKPIHPLFFPTQAPKEASETLDTGLSEFDAATVQRDAHRWSSASSSIDSSDVSEPFESEILGRLCISSDGFKCGLCERFLSQRSPWSSRRIVRSGDMPVAGVLSCCHVFHAECLEQTTPKAHKNDPPCPLCVRLEEKNSTDLQVFPKLRNGFPSSKPSSEYGPSRPWGCVPMGDFVEGALHEPHRNTMLLLNRSRMRKNLSLKGNSSKEFPGKLRKSDSYSSQPLNGKSVDFGTVGCSKTTTTNPSMKRLY; this is encoded by the exons ATGGGTCAGCATGAGCCTTACTGGCAAACTAATACAAGCTTCTCACCACCCCCATCAAGATGGGATTTTAGTTTCCCATCTGAAGAGCTTCCGTATGATTCACGTGATG GCCTGCTTTTGAGTAGTCCTCCTGATCTTTCTCCAGGTCCTCAGTGGACGCCTCCAGTCATACAGGAAATTAATGCTGATGATTATGAAACTGCAACAAAGAGAG GTCAAGTTTTGCTGCAATTACCTTCCACTCCTATTATAGCA GGAACTTCTGGAAAACCAGAGACTTGGGGATCCACTTCATCCTTTTCAGATAGCTATGAGTCCGAGCCCACATTCAAGTCATGCCTATCCTCTCATTACAACTTTTCAGGTCGTCGTTCCTTTTTGTCAAAACCCATCCACCCTTTGTTCTTTCCCACCCAAGCTCCAAAAGAAGCTTCTGAAACCCTAGATACTGGGCTGTCTGAGTTTGACGCTGCTACTGTGCAAAGAGATGCCCACCGTTGGAGCAGTGCTAGCAGTAGCATAGATTCTTCAGACgtttctgaaccatttgaatctGAAATTTTAGGTCGATTATGTATTTCATCTGATGGTTTTAAATGTGGATTGTGTGAAAGATTTCTTTCACAAAGATCCCCTTGGAGTTCACGGCGGATTGTGAGGAGTGGAGACATGCCTGTGGCTGGGGTCCTTTCATGTTGTCATGTTTTTCATGCAGAATGTTTGGAGCAGACAACACCCAAAGCACATAAAAACGACCCTCCTTGCCCTCTCTGTGTCAGATTGGAGGAGAAAAATTCCACAGACCTCCAAGTTTTCCCCAAGTTGAGGAATGGTTTCCCAAGTTCTAAACCATCTTCTGAGTATGGACCATCTAGGCCCTGGGGCTGTGTGCCAATGGGAGATTTTGTTGAAGGTGCACTACATGAACCCCATCGGAATACCATGTTGCTACTCAACAGGAGCCGAATGAGAAAGAATCTTTCTTTGAAGGGGAACTCTAGCAAGGAATTTCCAGGAAAGCTGAGGAAGAGTGATTCGTATTCTTCACAGCCACTGAATGGAAAATCTGTTGATTTTGGAACAGTTGGGTGTTCAAAGACAACAACAACAAATCCAAGTATGAAGAGGTTATATTAG